From Nevskia ramosa DSM 11499, the proteins below share one genomic window:
- the murJ gene encoding murein biosynthesis integral membrane protein MurJ, which produces MSRSLLKSSGVVSLLTLLSRLLGFVREIMLATAFGAGAAMDAFLVALMIPNFGRRMFAEGAFSQAFVPVFTEVKTTGTHDEARDMVAVVMGTLGGVLSIVTVIGCLGAPVLVWLFASGFTKDPAQAALGTELLRWTFPYLMFISLTSMAGGVLNAYGKFAVPAFTPVILNLCLIATAFIDANSVQVLAYAVFVAGVLQFLFQLPLMAKLRLLPKPRWAWGDLRVKRILGLMIPVMIGSSVAQISLLLNTNLSTHIGNGSVSWLYYANRLMEFPLGIFSIAVGTAILPALSAQHAKKTPEAFSATLDWSLRVILLIGLPAAFGMILLAGPLVSTVYGHGAFNADDVRMTTYALWAYGAGFMGFSFVKVLVPGFYARQETRIPVRYAIISLVIGMALSLGLFTASKFYAFEAAHVGLAASTSLTACINGGLLFWRLRRDGIYRPDSGWGLFWLRLIIANLLMGAAVLWLAGDLSSWLAAGEWARGGRMLLLVAAAIAVYFGVLAASGLRASHFRAARR; this is translated from the coding sequence ATGTCCAGAAGCCTGCTCAAATCCAGCGGCGTCGTCAGCCTGCTGACCCTGCTGTCGCGCCTGCTCGGTTTCGTTCGCGAAATCATGCTGGCCACCGCTTTCGGCGCCGGTGCGGCAATGGACGCCTTCCTGGTCGCGCTGATGATCCCGAATTTCGGCCGCCGCATGTTCGCCGAAGGCGCGTTCAGCCAGGCCTTCGTGCCGGTGTTCACCGAGGTCAAGACCACCGGTACGCACGACGAAGCGCGAGACATGGTCGCCGTGGTCATGGGCACGCTCGGCGGCGTGCTGAGCATCGTCACGGTGATCGGCTGCCTCGGTGCGCCAGTGCTGGTCTGGCTGTTCGCCTCCGGCTTCACCAAGGATCCGGCGCAGGCGGCGCTGGGCACTGAACTGCTGCGCTGGACCTTCCCGTACCTGATGTTCATCTCGCTGACCTCGATGGCCGGCGGCGTGCTCAATGCCTACGGCAAGTTCGCGGTACCGGCGTTCACCCCTGTGATCCTCAACCTCTGCCTGATCGCCACTGCGTTCATCGATGCGAATTCGGTGCAGGTACTGGCCTACGCGGTGTTCGTGGCCGGCGTGCTCCAGTTCCTGTTCCAGCTGCCGCTGATGGCGAAGCTGCGCCTATTGCCGAAACCGCGTTGGGCCTGGGGCGATCTGCGCGTGAAACGCATCCTCGGCCTGATGATCCCGGTGATGATCGGCTCCTCGGTGGCGCAGATTTCCCTGCTGCTGAACACCAATCTGTCGACCCACATCGGCAACGGCTCGGTCAGCTGGCTGTACTACGCGAACCGGCTGATGGAGTTTCCGCTCGGCATCTTTTCGATCGCGGTCGGCACCGCGATCCTGCCGGCGCTATCGGCCCAGCATGCGAAGAAAACGCCGGAAGCATTCTCGGCGACCCTGGACTGGAGCCTGCGCGTGATCCTGCTGATCGGCCTGCCGGCGGCGTTCGGCATGATCCTGCTGGCCGGGCCACTGGTGTCGACGGTCTACGGCCACGGCGCGTTCAATGCCGATGACGTGCGGATGACCACCTATGCACTGTGGGCCTACGGCGCCGGTTTCATGGGCTTCTCGTTCGTCAAAGTGCTGGTACCCGGTTTCTATGCACGGCAGGAAACAAGGATTCCGGTGCGCTACGCGATCATCAGCCTGGTGATCGGCATGGCGCTTAGCCTTGGCCTGTTCACGGCCTCGAAGTTCTACGCGTTCGAAGCCGCCCACGTCGGCCTCGCGGCCTCGACCTCGCTGACCGCCTGCATCAACGGTGGCCTGCTGTTCTGGCGTCTGCGCCGCGATGGCATCTATCGGCCGGACAGCGGCTGGGGTCTGTTCTGGCTGCGCCTGATCATCGCCAACCTGCTGATGGGCGCGGCGGTGCTGTGGCTGGCCGGCGATCTGTCGAGCTGGCTCGCGGCAGGCGAATGGGCGCGCGGCGGGCGGATGTTGCTGCTGGTTGCTGCGGCGATCGCGGTGTACTTCGGCGTGCTCGCGGCGAGTGGTCTGAGGGCGAGCCATTTCCGTGCCGCCCGCCGCTGA
- a CDS encoding bifunctional riboflavin kinase/FAD synthetase: MELIRGLHNFAPRHRGSVVSIGNFDGLHRGHQALIARLRTLAVQHRVPVTVVCFEPMPREFFQGAAAPPRIADLRGKLRDLALFGVERVVVLPFGARLAAMSAQAFVQQVLVDGLGARAVIVGDDFRYGSKRVGDLALLKAIGAVEGFSAEGLGTVELEGERCSSTVLRAALAQPDLDKVERLLDRRYRIVGRVRHGLKLGRQLGMPTANVHLRRPPALAHGVYAVRLAWPGAPEGLPGVASLGVRPTLGLTACLLETHVFDLKPDLYGQEVVVEFHKFLRPQLKFDDLDTLAAQMQADGLAARAHFSQDLIPS, encoded by the coding sequence ATGGAGCTGATCCGCGGATTGCACAACTTCGCGCCGCGACATCGCGGCAGCGTGGTGTCGATCGGCAATTTCGACGGTCTGCATCGCGGCCACCAGGCGTTGATCGCCCGGCTGCGGACGCTGGCTGTCCAGCATCGGGTGCCGGTCACCGTGGTCTGCTTCGAGCCGATGCCGCGCGAGTTCTTCCAGGGTGCGGCGGCACCACCGCGCATCGCCGATCTGCGCGGCAAGCTGCGTGATCTCGCGCTGTTCGGCGTCGAGCGGGTCGTGGTGCTGCCGTTCGGCGCGCGGCTGGCGGCGATGTCCGCGCAGGCTTTCGTGCAGCAGGTACTGGTCGACGGCCTCGGCGCGCGGGCGGTGATCGTCGGCGATGACTTCCGTTACGGGAGCAAGCGAGTCGGCGATCTGGCGTTGCTGAAGGCCATTGGCGCCGTCGAAGGATTCAGCGCCGAAGGCCTGGGCACCGTCGAGCTGGAAGGTGAGCGCTGCAGTTCCACGGTACTGCGTGCTGCACTTGCGCAGCCCGATCTCGACAAGGTCGAGCGCCTGCTCGATCGCCGCTACCGCATCGTCGGCCGCGTGCGTCACGGCCTGAAGCTGGGTCGGCAGCTCGGCATGCCGACCGCCAACGTCCATCTGCGCCGGCCGCCGGCGTTGGCACACGGCGTCTATGCCGTGCGGCTCGCCTGGCCGGGTGCTCCGGAAGGTTTGCCGGGGGTGGCCAGCCTCGGCGTGCGGCCGACCCTGGGGCTGACGGCCTGCCTGCTCGAAACCCACGTCTTCGACCTCAAGCCGGACTTGTATGGTCAGGAAGTGGTTGTCGAATTCCACAAGTTCCTGCGTCCGCAGCTGAAGTTCGATGACCTCGACACGCTTGCCGCCCAGATGCAGGCCGATGGCCTGGCGGCGCGCGCCCATTTTTCTCAAGACCTGATTCCCTCGTGA
- the proB gene encoding glutamate 5-kinase has protein sequence MTQNKSREALNTSRRWVIKVGSAMVTARGRGLDREAIADWCAQIAVLRAQGRQIVLVSSGAVAEGMARLGLPKRPTTLHALQATAAVGQMGLVRAYETEFEKHGIRAAQILLTHEDVSDRGRYLNARGTLNTLLELGVVPVVNENDTVATDEIRLGDNDTLGALTVNLIEADLLVILTDQQGLYDSDPRSNPDAKLLSEADLSDPNLGGMAGDSKGELGRGGMRTKLTAAHWAARSGASTVIAYGREPDALLKIAGGVPIGTLLKPAQSVMASRKRWIAGQLQVRGRLTLDDGAVKVLREQGRSLLPVGVRHISGEFDRGDLVLCLGLDGREIARGLSNYGASEATRIIGAPSTEIESRLGYPGEPELIHRDNLVLTA, from the coding sequence ATGACGCAGAACAAGAGCCGTGAGGCGCTGAACACCAGCCGTCGCTGGGTCATCAAGGTCGGCAGCGCGATGGTCACCGCGCGCGGCCGTGGGCTGGATCGGGAAGCGATCGCCGACTGGTGCGCGCAGATCGCCGTGCTTCGGGCCCAGGGCCGGCAGATCGTGCTGGTGTCTTCCGGCGCCGTCGCTGAAGGCATGGCGCGGCTCGGTCTACCGAAGCGGCCGACCACCTTGCACGCGCTGCAGGCCACGGCCGCAGTCGGCCAGATGGGTCTGGTTCGAGCGTATGAAACCGAGTTCGAGAAGCACGGCATCCGCGCCGCACAGATCCTGCTGACCCATGAGGATGTCTCCGATCGCGGCCGTTATCTGAACGCGCGCGGCACCTTGAACACCTTGCTGGAGCTTGGCGTAGTGCCGGTGGTCAATGAGAACGACACGGTCGCCACCGACGAAATCCGCCTCGGTGACAACGACACGCTGGGCGCCTTGACCGTCAACCTGATCGAAGCCGATCTGCTGGTGATCCTGACCGACCAGCAAGGCCTGTACGACTCCGATCCGCGCAGTAATCCGGATGCCAAGCTGCTGTCCGAAGCCGATCTGTCCGACCCCAACCTCGGCGGCATGGCCGGCGACAGCAAGGGCGAACTTGGCCGCGGCGGCATGCGTACCAAGCTCACCGCGGCACACTGGGCGGCGCGCTCGGGTGCTTCGACGGTGATCGCCTATGGCCGCGAGCCGGACGCGCTGCTGAAGATCGCCGGCGGCGTGCCGATCGGCACCCTGCTGAAACCGGCGCAATCGGTGATGGCCTCGCGCAAGCGTTGGATCGCCGGACAGCTGCAGGTCCGCGGCCGCCTGACCCTGGATGATGGCGCCGTGAAAGTGCTGCGCGAACAAGGGCGCAGCCTGCTGCCGGTCGGCGTGCGCCATATCAGCGGCGAGTTCGATCGGGGCGATCTGGTGCTCTGCCTCGGTCTCGACGGCCGCGAGATCGCTCGCGGCCTGAGCAACTACGGCGCCAGCGAAGCGACCCGCATCATCGGCGCACCGAGTACCGAGATCGAAAGCCGCCTCGGTTATCCGGGCGAGCCAGAGCTGATCCATCGCGACAATCTGGTGCTGACTGCCTGA
- a CDS encoding efflux RND transporter permease subunit, translating to MWITKTSVNQPVFATMVMVALLVLGVFSYQRLPVEKLPDVSVPVLSISIEYPGASPEAVENDLLKPLEEVVNSVEGVKRIYGTAREGLGFMQIEFDLSVDAARATQETRDKVAQVQPTFPREAKPPLITRTNNDENQQPIINLALFSDTRTLREVSTLVDQVVVKRLQNVLGVGSIQVNGQSERQIQIFLKPDALEAWRVGVDQVITAIQAANQDLPAGAISRGATEQLVRIEGKIKEPAAFARIVVATQNGTSIHLDQVAEIVDGEAEETSISRVDGKRSVGIDIFKVQGANIVSAAQGVAKAIERLKAELPADVRIVKIYATADDITASVEQVKETIIEGGLLTVLIVFLFLHSWRSTIITGLTLPISVIATFIALHAFGFTLNFLTLMALSLCIGLLIDDAIVVRENIVRHLAMGKSHVRAALDGTQEIGLAVMATTFAILAVFVPVAFMSGIIGRFFFQFGITVAVAVLVSLFVSFTLDPMLSAVWRDPPQDRFKYAPWLGRLMEKVEHGVEFLHRVYGRVLAWALRTERRRVWLPIFGLAHAARNLDWRQIGTVSNRGIVLWIAAFTFFGSFALLPFIGSEFFPRGDDGFTSLRINTPLGSSLEYTDAKAHQVEAILHEFPEIETIATEVGTEEGKNYARLNLRLTDRQKTHRRPQKEVEKAVRERIKGVAGIDLTVGFGGSIFISLLGPDATKLTEITKGVIVEMAKVKGISDLESSEKGESPGIAVRINQELAGDLGLSNARIGAALRPLVAGDQISYWLAPDGQNYEVIVRLPRASREIASDLGNLALTSTRLNADGTPMLVPLRQVADLVPTTSPQQIKRQNLQRRVSIYANAEGRPAGDVGEDVKKIINNWPLPPGYRWDIGGQQADQDESGKAAMAALGLAVIFIYLILASQFGSFLQPIAIMVSLPLSLAGVFIALLVTGTTLNMFSIIGFIMLMGLVTKNAILLVDFANQGLREGRSLREALLLAGQVRLRPIIMTTLAMIFGMLPMAIGAGAGGETNAAMGRAVIGGVITSSLLTLVVVPVLFTYLQRIGERATRWFGAPEGDGSDDSHPPSKSLGGGAPLAQPMAPRRDD from the coding sequence ATGTGGATCACCAAGACCAGCGTCAATCAGCCGGTATTCGCGACCATGGTGATGGTCGCGTTGCTGGTGCTCGGCGTGTTCTCGTACCAGCGCCTGCCGGTCGAGAAACTGCCGGATGTCTCGGTGCCGGTGCTGAGCATTTCCATCGAGTATCCCGGCGCCTCGCCGGAAGCGGTCGAGAACGATCTGCTCAAGCCGCTGGAGGAAGTGGTCAACTCGGTCGAAGGCGTCAAGCGCATCTATGGCACCGCTCGCGAAGGCCTGGGCTTCATGCAGATCGAGTTCGATCTGTCGGTGGACGCCGCCCGCGCGACCCAGGAAACCCGTGACAAGGTTGCGCAGGTCCAGCCGACTTTCCCGCGCGAAGCCAAGCCGCCGCTGATCACCCGCACCAACAACGATGAGAACCAGCAGCCGATCATCAATCTGGCGCTGTTTTCCGATACCCGCACGCTGCGCGAGGTATCGACCCTGGTCGATCAGGTCGTGGTCAAGCGGCTGCAGAACGTGCTCGGCGTCGGCAGCATCCAGGTCAACGGCCAGTCCGAACGACAGATCCAGATCTTCCTGAAGCCCGATGCGCTGGAAGCCTGGCGAGTCGGCGTCGATCAGGTGATCACCGCGATCCAGGCCGCGAATCAGGATCTGCCGGCCGGCGCGATCAGCCGCGGCGCGACCGAACAGCTGGTACGCATCGAAGGCAAGATCAAGGAGCCGGCCGCGTTCGCGCGCATCGTCGTTGCTACCCAGAACGGCACCTCGATCCATCTCGATCAGGTGGCCGAAATCGTCGACGGCGAAGCCGAAGAAACCTCGATTTCGCGAGTCGACGGCAAGCGTTCGGTCGGCATCGACATCTTCAAGGTGCAGGGCGCCAACATCGTCAGCGCGGCACAGGGTGTGGCCAAGGCGATCGAGCGCTTGAAGGCTGAACTGCCGGCCGACGTGCGGATCGTGAAGATCTACGCGACCGCCGATGACATCACCGCTTCCGTCGAACAGGTCAAGGAAACGATCATCGAAGGCGGCCTGCTGACCGTGCTGATCGTCTTCCTATTCCTCCATTCCTGGCGCTCGACGATCATCACCGGCCTCACCTTGCCGATCTCGGTGATCGCGACGTTCATCGCGCTGCACGCCTTCGGCTTTACGCTGAACTTCCTGACCCTGATGGCGCTGAGCCTGTGCATCGGCCTGTTGATCGATGACGCGATCGTGGTCCGCGAGAACATCGTTCGCCATCTGGCGATGGGCAAGAGCCATGTCCGAGCGGCACTCGATGGCACCCAGGAGATCGGTCTGGCGGTGATGGCGACGACCTTCGCGATCCTGGCCGTGTTCGTGCCGGTGGCGTTCATGAGCGGCATCATCGGCCGCTTCTTCTTCCAGTTCGGCATCACCGTTGCGGTCGCGGTGCTGGTCAGCTTGTTCGTCAGCTTCACGCTCGATCCGATGCTGTCCGCAGTCTGGCGCGATCCCCCGCAGGATCGCTTCAAGTACGCGCCCTGGCTCGGCCGGCTGATGGAGAAGGTCGAGCACGGTGTGGAGTTTCTGCATCGTGTCTACGGCCGGGTGCTGGCCTGGGCGCTGCGCACCGAGCGCCGCCGGGTCTGGTTGCCGATCTTTGGCCTGGCCCACGCCGCGCGCAATCTGGACTGGCGGCAGATCGGTACCGTGTCGAATCGCGGCATCGTGTTGTGGATCGCGGCGTTCACCTTCTTCGGCAGCTTCGCGCTGCTGCCCTTCATCGGCAGCGAATTCTTCCCGCGCGGCGATGACGGTTTCACGTCCCTGCGTATCAACACGCCGCTCGGTTCGAGCCTGGAATACACCGATGCCAAGGCGCATCAGGTCGAAGCGATCCTGCATGAGTTTCCGGAAATCGAAACCATCGCCACCGAGGTCGGCACCGAGGAAGGCAAGAATTACGCGCGCCTGAACCTGCGTCTGACCGACCGCCAGAAGACCCATCGCCGCCCGCAGAAGGAGGTCGAAAAAGCGGTACGCGAGCGGATCAAGGGCGTTGCCGGCATCGATCTCACGGTGGGCTTCGGCGGCTCGATCTTCATCTCGCTGCTCGGCCCCGATGCGACCAAGCTGACCGAGATCACCAAGGGCGTGATCGTCGAGATGGCCAAGGTCAAGGGCATTTCCGATCTCGAAAGCAGCGAGAAGGGTGAAAGCCCAGGCATCGCGGTGCGTATCAATCAGGAACTGGCCGGCGATCTGGGCTTGAGCAATGCCCGCATCGGTGCGGCGCTCCGGCCGCTGGTCGCCGGTGATCAGATCAGCTACTGGCTGGCGCCGGATGGCCAGAACTATGAAGTCATCGTTCGCCTGCCGCGTGCCAGCCGCGAGATCGCCAGCGATCTCGGCAATCTGGCGCTGACCAGCACCCGGCTCAATGCCGATGGCACGCCGATGCTGGTGCCGCTGCGCCAGGTCGCCGATCTGGTGCCGACCACCAGCCCGCAGCAGATCAAGCGCCAGAACCTGCAGCGCCGGGTGTCGATCTATGCGAATGCCGAAGGCCGTCCGGCAGGCGATGTCGGCGAGGACGTCAAGAAGATCATCAACAACTGGCCGCTGCCGCCGGGTTATCGCTGGGATATCGGCGGTCAGCAGGCAGACCAGGACGAGTCCGGCAAGGCGGCGATGGCCGCGCTCGGGCTGGCGGTGATCTTCATCTATCTGATCCTCGCTTCGCAGTTCGGCAGCTTCCTGCAGCCGATCGCGATCATGGTGTCGCTGCCGCTGTCTCTGGCCGGTGTGTTCATCGCGCTGCTGGTCACTGGCACGACCCTGAACATGTTCTCGATCATCGGCTTCATCATGCTGATGGGCCTGGTGACCAAGAACGCGATCCTGCTCGTCGACTTCGCGAACCAGGGGCTGCGCGAGGGCAGGAGTCTGCGCGAAGCGCTGCTCCTGGCTGGTCAGGTGCGCCTGCGGCCAATCATCATGACCACGCTGGCGATGATCTTCGGCATGTTGCCGATGGCGATCGGCGCCGGAGCAGGTGGCGAAACCAATGCCGCGATGGGCCGCGCGGTGATTGGCGGCGTGATCACTTCGAGCCTGCTCACCCTGGTCGTGGTGCCGGTGCTGTTCACCTATCTGCAGCGCATCGGCGAGCGTGCGACGCGCTGGTTCGGAGCGCCCGAAGGTGACGGATCTGACGATAGTCATCCGCCCTCGAAATCGCTTGGCGGTGGTGCGCCGCTGGCGCAGCCGATGGCCCCGCGTCGCGACGACTGA
- a CDS encoding efflux RND transporter periplasmic adaptor subunit → MSVITHNRHADSAGGKLKLLLVILLIVAAFAAIFMATRGGSAEKPADPNAKAYTGPYELAAADVATVEQRALSRSLPLSGSLTPLVQATVKSRVSGDVLEVLVREGQVVKKGEVLARIDIRNLGAQFDSQRASLDKARADLALAKINSETNALMLKEKFISKNAYDSALSAYDAAAASVKVAEAQARLAQIGLDDAVVRAPIAGIVSQRMVQPGEKVSPDSPLLAIVDLGLLELEAPAPASEIPSVKIGQTGSFKVGGYGERVFTAKVERINPSTDAGTRSIKLYLSVDNADGALRGGMFAQGQLVLDQSAPSPTVPTSAIRSDSGVTYVLAVEQDKLVRHTVTLGLKTDDASFVEVRDGVSVGSQVLAAKIDALHDGSTVKLAPSATAK, encoded by the coding sequence ATGAGCGTCATTACCCACAACCGCCACGCCGACAGCGCCGGCGGGAAACTCAAACTCTTGCTGGTGATCCTGCTGATCGTCGCTGCGTTCGCCGCGATCTTCATGGCCACCCGTGGCGGCTCTGCCGAAAAGCCGGCTGACCCGAACGCCAAGGCGTACACCGGACCTTACGAACTGGCGGCGGCCGATGTCGCGACGGTCGAGCAGCGTGCCCTGTCGCGTTCGCTGCCGCTGTCCGGCTCGTTGACGCCGCTGGTGCAGGCGACCGTGAAATCCCGCGTCTCCGGTGACGTGCTGGAAGTGCTGGTCCGCGAAGGGCAGGTAGTGAAGAAGGGTGAGGTGCTGGCGCGCATCGACATCCGCAACCTAGGTGCCCAGTTCGACTCCCAACGCGCTTCGCTCGACAAGGCACGCGCCGATCTCGCGCTGGCGAAGATCAACAGCGAAACCAATGCGCTGATGCTGAAGGAAAAATTCATCTCCAAGAACGCCTACGACTCGGCGCTGAGCGCGTATGACGCCGCCGCCGCCAGCGTCAAGGTTGCCGAAGCGCAGGCGCGGCTGGCGCAGATCGGTCTCGACGATGCCGTGGTCCGGGCGCCGATTGCCGGCATCGTTTCGCAGCGCATGGTGCAGCCGGGTGAAAAGGTGTCGCCGGATTCACCGCTGCTGGCGATCGTCGATCTGGGCCTGCTGGAACTCGAAGCACCGGCACCGGCGTCGGAGATTCCGTCGGTGAAGATCGGCCAGACCGGCAGCTTCAAGGTCGGCGGCTACGGTGAGCGCGTGTTCACTGCCAAGGTCGAGCGGATCAATCCGTCCACCGATGCCGGCACGCGGTCGATCAAGCTGTATCTGTCCGTCGACAACGCCGATGGCGCCTTGCGCGGCGGCATGTTCGCGCAGGGGCAACTGGTGCTTGATCAGAGCGCGCCGTCGCCGACGGTGCCGACCTCGGCAATCCGCAGCGACAGCGGCGTGACCTATGTGCTGGCCGTCGAACAGGACAAGCTGGTGCGCCACACGGTGACCCTGGGCCTGAAGACCGACGACGCGTCGTTCGTCGAAGTGCGTGACGGAGTCAGTGTCGGCAGCCAGGTGCTGGCGGCGAAGATCGACGCGCTTCACGACGGCTCGACCGTCAAGCTCGCACCGTCGGCCACCGCGAAGTAA
- a CDS encoding urease accessory protein — MTGTSTLVLGFLLGLRHATEPDHLVAVATLATRHGTLPEALRQGLAWGLGHTLTLLLIGSIVLVLEQALPPHFEQVLELGVCLMLVVLGADVLRRTFIERPHFHAHRHAPGEPAHLHEHSHRQSLGGDGSASFAAMQFRPLAARPHEALPHVHRHPPLLPLRALLVGMMHGMAGSAALIALSIGAAESLAAGLLYILLFGIGAMAGMAVLSTLIAVPLRLSAGSMLRLHRLLTIAIGLLSVSLGVLTAIMIGRQLF; from the coding sequence GTGACTGGTACTTCAACTCTCGTTCTCGGCTTCCTGCTCGGCCTGCGCCACGCGACCGAGCCCGATCATCTGGTCGCCGTCGCCACCTTGGCGACTCGCCACGGCACCTTGCCGGAAGCGCTGCGCCAAGGCCTGGCCTGGGGCCTCGGTCACACGCTGACCCTGCTGCTGATCGGCAGCATCGTGCTGGTGCTGGAACAGGCGCTGCCGCCGCACTTCGAGCAAGTGCTGGAGCTGGGGGTCTGTCTGATGCTGGTCGTACTCGGCGCCGACGTGCTGCGCCGCACCTTCATCGAGCGCCCGCATTTCCACGCGCATCGCCATGCACCCGGTGAGCCGGCGCATCTGCATGAGCACAGTCATCGCCAGTCGCTCGGCGGCGATGGCAGCGCGTCCTTCGCAGCGATGCAGTTCAGGCCGCTCGCCGCCCGGCCGCATGAAGCGCTGCCGCATGTGCACCGTCATCCTCCGCTATTGCCGCTGCGGGCATTGCTGGTCGGGATGATGCACGGCATGGCCGGCTCCGCAGCGCTGATCGCGCTCAGCATCGGCGCGGCGGAATCGCTGGCCGCCGGCCTGCTCTACATCCTGCTGTTCGGGATTGGCGCGATGGCCGGCATGGCCGTGCTGTCGACTCTGATCGCGGTGCCTTTGCGACTGTCGGCAGGTTCGATGCTGCGCCTGCATCGGCTGCTGACGATCGCAATAGGCCTGCTCAGTGTCAGTCTCGGCGTGCTGACGGCGATCATGATCGGACGTCAGTTGTTCTGA
- a CDS encoding beta-ketoacyl-ACP synthase III, giving the protein MTYSRIVGTGSYLPKRIVTNRELEDRIETSDDWIVSRTGIEARHVAADDELTSDLALHAAQAAMLAAGVTADDIDLIIVATTTPDMVFPSTACLVQAKLGVTKGAAFDVQAVCTGFIYGLAIADKLVACGQHKCALVIGAEVFSRILDWNDRRTCVLFGDGAGAVVLKTSEAPGILSSHLHADGSFSHILKVPGGISGGQLRGSPYLEMDGQAVYRVAVKSLTECAQEALEKNNLKASALDWYVPHQANIRIINTLADKVGVPKHKVVITVAQQGNTSAASVPLALDAAVKDGRIKPADLVMLQGVGGGMTWGTVLLRW; this is encoded by the coding sequence ATGACCTACTCACGCATCGTCGGTACCGGCAGCTATCTGCCGAAGCGCATCGTCACCAATCGCGAACTCGAAGACCGGATCGAGACCAGTGACGACTGGATTGTCAGCCGTACCGGCATCGAGGCGCGCCACGTTGCCGCCGACGATGAGCTGACCAGCGATCTGGCGCTGCACGCCGCGCAGGCCGCGATGCTCGCGGCCGGCGTGACCGCCGACGATATCGATCTGATCATCGTCGCGACGACGACGCCGGACATGGTGTTCCCGTCGACGGCCTGCCTCGTGCAGGCCAAGCTCGGGGTCACCAAGGGCGCGGCTTTCGATGTGCAAGCGGTCTGCACCGGCTTCATCTACGGGCTGGCGATCGCGGACAAGCTGGTGGCCTGCGGGCAGCACAAATGCGCGTTGGTGATCGGCGCCGAAGTGTTCTCGCGGATTCTCGACTGGAACGATCGCCGCACCTGCGTGCTGTTCGGCGACGGTGCCGGTGCGGTGGTGCTGAAGACCTCGGAGGCGCCGGGCATCCTGTCCTCGCATCTGCATGCCGATGGCAGCTTCAGCCACATCCTGAAGGTGCCGGGCGGCATCAGCGGCGGCCAGCTGCGCGGCTCGCCGTATCTGGAGATGGACGGCCAGGCGGTTTATCGCGTCGCCGTGAAATCGCTGACCGAGTGCGCGCAGGAAGCCTTGGAAAAGAACAACCTCAAGGCCTCGGCGCTCGACTGGTACGTGCCGCACCAGGCCAATATCCGCATCATCAACACGCTGGCCGACAAGGTCGGCGTGCCGAAGCACAAGGTGGTCATCACCGTGGCCCAGCAGGGCAATACCTCGGCGGCTTCGGTGCCTTTGGCGCTGGACGCGGCGGTCAAGGACGGCCGCATCAAGCCCGCCGATCTGGTGATGCTGCAGGGCGTTGGCGGCGGCATGACCTGGGGTACGGTGCTGCTGCGCTGGTAA
- the rplU gene encoding 50S ribosomal protein L21, with the protein MYAVIKTGGKQYRVTPGESLKVETIVANVGDTISFSEVLMVADGEAITIGAPIVTGAIVKAEVTAHGRGDKIRIIKHRRRKHYHKEMGHRQNYTAITITEIVA; encoded by the coding sequence ATGTACGCAGTCATCAAGACTGGTGGCAAGCAGTACCGGGTCACCCCGGGCGAGTCCCTCAAGGTTGAAACGATCGTCGCCAACGTCGGCGATACGATCAGCTTCAGCGAAGTGCTGATGGTTGCCGATGGCGAAGCCATCACGATCGGTGCGCCAATCGTCACTGGCGCCATCGTCAAGGCGGAAGTCACGGCCCACGGCCGCGGCGACAAGATCCGCATCATCAAGCACCGCCGCCGCAAGCACTACCACAAGGAAATGGGCCACCGGCAGAATTACACGGCGATCACGATCACGGAGATCGTCGCCTAA
- the rpsT gene encoding 30S ribosomal protein S20, producing the protein MANTPQARKRARQSEQNRERNASQRSMIRSTIKKVVVAIEAKTKSEAETAYSAMVPVLDRYANRGLIHKNKAARHKSRLLAHIQALA; encoded by the coding sequence TTGGCCAACACCCCGCAGGCGCGCAAGCGCGCACGCCAGTCCGAACAGAACCGCGAGCGCAATGCCAGCCAGCGCTCGATGATCCGCAGCACCATCAAGAAGGTCGTCGTCGCCATTGAAGCGAAGACCAAGAGCGAAGCGGAAACCGCTTACTCGGCAATGGTGCCGGTGCTCGATCGCTACGCGAACCGTGGCCTGATCCACAAGAACAAGGCTGCTCGCCACAAGAGCCGTCTGCTGGCGCACATTCAGGCACTCGCCTAA
- the rpmA gene encoding 50S ribosomal protein L27 has protein sequence MAHKKAGGSTRNGRDSKSKRLGVKRFGGEAVIAGNIIIRQRGTQVHPGVNVGIGTDHTLFAKADGHVKFVTRGPNSRKFVDIVAA, from the coding sequence ATGGCACATAAGAAAGCAGGCGGATCAACCCGTAACGGTCGCGATTCGAAGTCCAAGCGCCTCGGCGTCAAGCGCTTCGGCGGCGAAGCGGTGATCGCGGGCAACATCATCATTCGTCAGCGTGGCACCCAGGTGCACCCGGGCGTGAACGTCGGTATCGGTACCGATCACACGCTGTTCGCGAAGGCGGATGGTCATGTGAAGTTCGTTACCCGTGGTCCGAACAGCCGCAAGTTCGTCGACATCGTCGCGGCCTGA